In the genome of Pseudomonas sp. P5_109, one region contains:
- the ppa gene encoding inorganic diphosphatase produces MSYSKIPAGKDLPNDIYVAIEIPANHAPIKYEIDKDSDCLFVDRFMATPMFYPANYGYIPNTLADDGDPLDVLVVTPYPVAPGSVIRARPVGILNMTDDGGGDAKVIAVPHDKLSQLYVDVKEYTDLPALLIQQIEHFFANYKDLEKGKWVKIEGWAGADAARDAITKSVAAYKG; encoded by the coding sequence ATGAGCTACAGCAAGATTCCGGCTGGCAAAGACCTGCCGAACGACATCTACGTCGCGATCGAGATTCCGGCCAACCACGCGCCGATCAAATACGAAATCGACAAAGACAGCGATTGCCTGTTCGTTGACCGTTTCATGGCCACCCCAATGTTCTACCCGGCCAACTACGGTTACATCCCGAACACCCTGGCTGACGACGGTGATCCCCTCGACGTGCTGGTCGTGACCCCTTACCCGGTTGCTCCAGGTTCGGTGATCCGCGCCCGTCCGGTCGGTATCCTGAACATGACCGACGACGGCGGCGGCGATGCCAAAGTCATCGCAGTCCCACACGACAAGCTGTCCCAGCTGTACGTCGACGTGAAGGAATACACCGACCTGCCAGCACTGCTGATCCAGCAGATCGAGCACTTCTTCGCGAACTACAAAGATCTCGAAAAAGGCAAATGGGTGAAGATCGAAGGCTGGGCCGGCGCAGACGCCGCCCGCGACGCAATCACCAAGTCGGTTGCTGCCTATAAAGGCTAA
- a CDS encoding S24 family peptidase — protein sequence MKKNTSGPRFKALLEAANITTTGFADFLDTAPQNVHNWYTRGVPAHCMEEVARKLSVNSDWLKTGEGSKDAQHLRLLDESGHTFDAQTIRGVYTVIEPADVELPLYKEAAITPGSNKTHVIEDPEQSIRLPRNHLDSLEINHTDAICAFMSGNSMGEKIEDGSTLAIDRGLTQIIDGEIYAIEHDGMLRIKYLHRLPGNSLRLRSHNRAEYPDEIFRAGEIEQQNIRVLGWVFWWSTLNKRRPVVPFL from the coding sequence ATGAAAAAGAACACTAGCGGCCCACGCTTCAAGGCGCTCCTCGAAGCAGCGAACATCACCACCACCGGATTTGCCGACTTCCTGGATACGGCTCCGCAAAATGTACATAACTGGTACACCCGCGGCGTGCCTGCCCATTGCATGGAAGAAGTCGCCAGAAAACTCTCCGTCAACAGCGACTGGCTGAAAACCGGCGAAGGCTCGAAAGACGCCCAGCACCTGCGCCTGCTCGACGAGTCCGGCCACACCTTCGATGCCCAGACCATCCGTGGCGTCTACACCGTCATTGAGCCTGCCGACGTCGAACTGCCTCTGTACAAAGAAGCTGCCATCACCCCGGGCTCAAACAAAACCCACGTCATTGAAGACCCCGAGCAATCCATCCGCCTGCCCCGCAATCACCTCGACTCCCTGGAAATCAACCACACCGACGCCATCTGTGCCTTCATGAGCGGCAACAGCATGGGAGAGAAAATTGAAGACGGTTCGACCCTGGCGATTGACCGCGGCCTGACCCAGATTATCGATGGCGAGATCTACGCCATCGAGCATGACGGCATGCTGCGCATCAAATACCTGCACCGACTACCGGGCAACTCCCTGCGACTGCGCAGCCACAACCGTGCCGAGTACCCGGATGAAATTTTCAGGGCTGGAGAAATCGAACAACAGAACATCAGGGTGTTGGGCTGGGTGTTCTGGTGGTCGACCCTGAACAAACGGCGGCCGGTGGTACCGTTTCTTTAA
- a CDS encoding PDDEXK nuclease domain-containing protein, which translates to MNDLRSGTSLDSAFNEITQLIVTARQRAMQAVNTELIELHWQVGAYISRKIEAAEWGDGVVAQLASHLACTQPGLRGFTRPNLFRMRQFFEAYRHDVKVSALLRQLPWTHNMIILNQSKHPEEREFYLRMAIQEKWSSRELERQFKAALFERSVVSPAKVSAPLRQIHPQALEVFKDAYMVEFLALERGHAETDLHGGLLHRLRDFLIELGRDFCFVGSQYPLQVGGRDFALDLLFFHRGLNCLVAIELKVGRFEPEYLGKMDFYLEALDRNVRKPHENPALGVLLCASKEDEIVEYALNRSLSPALIAEYHTQLPDKKLLQAKLQEFYALNAQEAE; encoded by the coding sequence GTGAATGATCTTCGTAGCGGTACCTCTCTCGATTCTGCATTCAACGAAATCACCCAACTGATTGTGACTGCGCGACAACGCGCGATGCAGGCGGTCAACACTGAGTTGATTGAATTGCACTGGCAGGTTGGGGCTTACATCAGTCGCAAAATTGAAGCGGCGGAGTGGGGGGATGGGGTGGTGGCGCAGTTGGCTAGTCACCTCGCTTGTACTCAGCCTGGATTGCGAGGCTTTACCCGCCCCAATTTGTTTCGTATGCGTCAATTTTTCGAAGCGTACAGGCATGACGTAAAAGTCTCAGCACTGCTGAGACAATTGCCTTGGACACACAACATGATCATTCTCAACCAGAGCAAACACCCGGAGGAACGTGAGTTTTACCTGCGCATGGCAATCCAGGAGAAGTGGTCGAGCCGCGAACTGGAGCGTCAGTTCAAGGCGGCTCTGTTTGAACGTTCAGTGGTCAGCCCGGCAAAAGTGTCAGCACCGCTGAGACAAATTCATCCCCAGGCCCTGGAGGTGTTCAAGGATGCCTACATGGTCGAGTTTCTGGCCCTGGAGCGTGGCCATGCAGAGACAGACTTGCATGGAGGCCTGCTGCACAGGCTCAGGGATTTTCTGATCGAACTGGGCAGGGACTTCTGCTTTGTGGGTTCGCAATATCCATTGCAGGTAGGTGGGCGTGACTTTGCGCTGGACCTGTTGTTCTTCCACCGAGGGCTGAACTGCCTGGTGGCGATCGAACTCAAGGTCGGGCGCTTCGAACCGGAATACCTGGGGAAGATGGATTTTTATCTTGAAGCGTTGGACCGCAATGTCCGCAAGCCACACGAAAACCCGGCGCTCGGCGTATTGTTGTGCGCGAGCAAAGAGGACGAAATCGTCGAATACGCCCTGAACCGCTCACTGTCGCCCGCCTTGATCGCGGAGTACCACACCCAGTTGCCGGACAAGAAGCTGTTGCAAGCCAAGCTGCAGGAGTTTTATGCGTTGAATGCGCAAGAGGCTGAGTGA